A stretch of Crossiella cryophila DNA encodes these proteins:
- a CDS encoding adenosylmethionine--8-amino-7-oxononanoate transaminase, with translation MSQELLDLDRRHVWHPYGPMPGTQEPLLVESARGVRLTLADGRELIDGMSSWWAVIHGHRHPALDAALHAQADKLSHVMFGGLTHEPAIRLAQKLVEITPAPLQHVFLCDSGSVSVEVAIKMCLQYWRSLGRPDKRRMLTWRGGYHGDTFQPMSVCDPDGGMHTLWRGILPEQVFVDAPPRGFDADIDPVYVQHLADAIEDNADTLAAVIVEPVVQGAGGMAFHNPRYLHVLRELCLANDVLLIFDEIATGFGRTGALFAADHPGISPDVLCLGKALTGGYLSLAATLCTERIADGISQGELPVLAHGPTFMGNPLATAVANASLDLLLSQDWAGEVRRIETGLGKGLAAARALPGVRDVRVLGAIGVIQLDHPVDMRAATDAAVGEGVWLRPFRDLVYAMPPYVSTDDDVQRITAAMCAAAAAG, from the coding sequence GTGAGCCAGGAACTCCTCGACCTCGACCGCAGGCACGTGTGGCACCCGTACGGGCCGATGCCCGGCACCCAGGAGCCGCTGCTGGTCGAGTCCGCGCGCGGGGTGCGCCTGACCCTGGCCGACGGGCGCGAGCTGATCGACGGCATGTCCTCCTGGTGGGCGGTCATCCACGGCCACCGGCACCCCGCGCTGGACGCCGCCCTGCACGCCCAGGCCGACAAGCTCAGCCACGTCATGTTCGGCGGCCTCACCCACGAACCCGCGATCCGGCTGGCACAGAAGCTGGTCGAGATCACCCCGGCCCCGCTGCAGCACGTCTTCCTCTGCGACTCCGGCTCGGTCTCGGTCGAGGTCGCGATCAAGATGTGCCTGCAGTACTGGCGCTCCCTCGGCCGCCCGGACAAGCGCCGCATGCTCACCTGGCGCGGCGGCTACCACGGCGACACCTTCCAGCCGATGAGCGTCTGCGACCCCGACGGCGGCATGCACACGCTCTGGCGCGGCATCCTGCCCGAACAGGTCTTCGTCGACGCCCCACCGCGCGGCTTCGACGCCGACATCGACCCGGTCTACGTGCAGCACCTGGCCGATGCCATCGAGGACAACGCGGACACCCTGGCCGCGGTCATCGTCGAACCCGTGGTGCAGGGCGCGGGCGGGATGGCCTTCCACAACCCGCGCTACCTGCACGTGCTGCGCGAACTCTGCCTGGCCAACGACGTCCTGCTGATCTTCGACGAGATCGCCACCGGCTTCGGCCGCACCGGCGCGCTCTTCGCCGCCGACCACCCCGGCATCAGCCCGGACGTGCTCTGCCTCGGCAAGGCGCTCACCGGCGGCTACCTCAGCCTGGCCGCCACGCTGTGCACCGAGCGGATCGCCGACGGGATCTCCCAGGGCGAGCTGCCGGTGCTCGCGCACGGCCCCACCTTCATGGGCAACCCACTGGCCACCGCGGTCGCCAACGCCTCCCTCGACCTGCTGCTCAGTCAGGACTGGGCGGGCGAGGTCCGGCGGATCGAAACCGGTCTCGGCAAGGGCCTGGCCGCGGCCAGGGCACTACCCGGGGTACGCGATGTGCGGGTGCTCGGCGCCATCGGAGTGATCCAGCTCGACCATCCGGTGGACATGCGGGCGGCCACCGACGCCGCGGTCGGCGAGGGCGTGTGGCTGCGCCCGTTCCGCGACCTGGTCTACGCGATGCCGCCGTATGTCAGCACCGACGACGACGTCCAGCGGATCACCGCCGCCATGTGCGCCGCGGCCGCCGCCGGGTAG
- a CDS encoding CGNR zinc finger domain-containing protein, which yields MDAARVDMAGAGAAGAGTAGMGVVGTSVAGVSVAGEGVAGEGVAGEGVAGEGVGRVGVAGDAAVRGAVVVDGFARAAIEFLGSGERFGLRVCRGPRCVKYYLLAHPRQGWCSPACGNRARVSRHYHRR from the coding sequence ATGGACGCTGCGCGAGTGGACATGGCGGGGGCGGGCGCCGCGGGGGCAGGCACTGCGGGGATGGGCGTTGTGGGGACCAGCGTTGCGGGGGTGAGTGTTGCGGGAGAGGGCGTTGCGGGAGAGGGCGTTGCGGGGGAGGGCGTTGCGGGGGAGGGCGTTGGGAGGGTGGGCGTTGCGGGGGATGCGGCTGTGCGGGGGGCTGTTGTGGTGGATGGGTTTGCGCGGGCGGCGATTGAGTTCCTGGGGTCCGGGGAGCGGTTTGGGCTTCGGGTTTGTCGGGGGCCTCGGTGTGTGAAGTACTACCTGCTGGCACATCCTCGGCAGGGGTGGTGTTCGCCTGCCTGTGGGAATCGGGCTCGGGTCAGTCGGCACTACCACCGGCGGTGA
- the bsaP gene encoding biotin synthase auxiliary protein BsaP, whose product MTSTSLFCDICGKPEAEAAHRVCQARRAIDPPRFCPQCARRMIVQVSPAGWSAKCSVHGSTEGGQGGRL is encoded by the coding sequence ATGACCTCGACATCCTTGTTCTGCGACATCTGCGGCAAACCCGAGGCCGAGGCCGCGCACCGGGTCTGCCAGGCCCGGCGGGCCATCGACCCGCCGCGGTTCTGCCCGCAGTGCGCGCGCCGGATGATCGTGCAGGTCAGTCCGGCGGGCTGGTCGGCGAAGTGCAGCGTGCACGGTTCCACCGAGGGCGGCCAGGGAGGTCGGCTGTGA
- the bioD gene encoding dethiobiotin synthase, whose protein sequence is MTVLVITGTGTEVGKTVVTAAVAALARAEGKRVAVLKPAQTGVGPNEPGDIDEVVRLAGDITARELARYPQPLAPATAARAAGMPPVRPAQIAAAATGLAADHDLVLLEGAGGLLVRFDTAGSTLADAAWALGAPVLLVASAGLGVLNTATLTVEALRRRGLTCQGVVVGSWPHQPDLACRHNLADLPEVTGAPLLGVLPEGAGKYHEEDFLLLARRCLAPELGGEFDAAEFTVRHGLT, encoded by the coding sequence GTGACCGTGCTGGTGATCACTGGAACCGGTACCGAGGTCGGCAAGACGGTCGTCACCGCGGCCGTCGCGGCGCTGGCCAGGGCCGAGGGCAAACGGGTCGCCGTGCTCAAACCGGCGCAGACCGGGGTCGGGCCGAACGAACCCGGTGACATCGACGAGGTGGTCCGCCTCGCCGGTGACATCACCGCGCGCGAACTCGCCCGGTATCCGCAACCGTTGGCCCCGGCCACCGCCGCCCGCGCGGCCGGGATGCCGCCGGTCCGACCGGCCCAGATCGCGGCCGCCGCGACCGGGCTGGCCGCCGACCACGACCTGGTGCTGCTGGAAGGCGCCGGTGGGCTGCTGGTCCGCTTCGACACCGCGGGCAGCACCCTGGCCGACGCCGCCTGGGCACTCGGTGCGCCGGTGCTGCTGGTCGCCTCGGCCGGACTGGGCGTGCTCAACACCGCCACGCTCACCGTGGAGGCGCTGCGCCGTCGCGGGCTGACCTGCCAGGGCGTGGTCGTGGGCAGCTGGCCGCACCAGCCCGACCTGGCCTGTCGGCACAACCTGGCCGACCTGCCAGAGGTCACCGGGGCGCCGCTGCTGGGCGTGCTGCCCGAGGGCGCGGGCAAGTACCACGAGGAGGACTTCCTGCTGCTGGCCCGGCGCTGCCTCGCGCCCGAGCTGGGCGGGGAGTTCGACGCGGCCGAGTTCACGGTCCGGCACGGGCTCACCTGA
- the abc-f gene encoding ribosomal protection-like ABC-F family protein — MTNTTQLTARRLRKSYGERLLLDDVSFSIRPGERAGIVGENGAGKSTLLRLLAGLETPDDGEVIAQANGIGHLAQVTALPPEATVTAAIDAALAELRAMESRLRELETDLGASAALAEYGDLLTAFELRGGYESDARVDKAIHHLGLAHLDRHRTLGSLSGGELARLGLACLLAAAPELMLLDEPTNHLDDQALDWLEDQLRTHPGTIVLVSHDRVFLDRVATVILEVDADQAKVTRYGQDYSGYLAERAAARRRWEQDFATWCEDIRQLTVSATVTAHRVAPGRAIKDGNKMAYDRDAGRVQSSISSRVRNAQERLRRLQETPVPRPPDPLTFTTALTGGTTGDLLTLQGIRVANRLHIDTLTIAAQDRLLIHGPNGAGKSTLLRILAADLTPDAGQVHRKGRIGYLPQEIPTPHPHATLLAAYAQGRPGLPEDHTNPLLTLGLFRPQDLHVPVGALSTGQRRRLALSRLLTQPWDLLLLDEPTNHLALSLVEDLEQALSQFPGAVVIVSHDRRLRANFTGTQRELIAGRLTAGGSAD, encoded by the coding sequence TTGACCAACACGACTCAGCTCACCGCCCGCCGCCTGCGCAAGTCCTACGGCGAGCGCCTGCTGCTGGACGACGTGTCCTTCTCGATCCGGCCCGGCGAGCGGGCAGGCATCGTCGGCGAGAACGGCGCGGGCAAGTCCACCCTGCTCCGCCTGCTGGCCGGCCTGGAAACCCCCGACGACGGCGAGGTGATCGCGCAGGCCAACGGCATCGGCCACCTCGCCCAGGTCACCGCCCTGCCACCGGAGGCGACGGTCACCGCGGCCATCGACGCGGCCCTGGCGGAGTTGCGCGCCATGGAGTCCCGCCTGCGCGAACTGGAGACGGACCTGGGCGCGTCCGCCGCGCTGGCCGAGTACGGCGACCTGCTCACCGCCTTCGAGCTGCGCGGCGGCTACGAGTCCGACGCCAGGGTGGACAAGGCCATCCACCACCTGGGCCTGGCCCACCTGGACCGGCACCGCACCCTGGGCAGCCTCTCCGGCGGCGAACTCGCCCGCCTCGGCCTGGCCTGCCTACTCGCCGCCGCCCCGGAGTTGATGCTCCTGGACGAGCCGACCAACCACCTCGACGACCAGGCCCTGGACTGGCTGGAGGACCAACTCCGCACCCACCCCGGCACGATCGTCCTGGTCTCCCACGACCGGGTGTTCCTGGACCGGGTGGCCACGGTGATCCTGGAGGTCGACGCCGACCAGGCCAAGGTCACCCGCTACGGCCAGGACTACTCCGGCTACCTGGCCGAACGCGCCGCCGCCCGCCGCCGCTGGGAACAGGACTTCGCGACCTGGTGCGAGGACATCCGGCAACTCACCGTGTCCGCCACGGTCACCGCACACCGGGTCGCCCCCGGCCGGGCGATCAAGGACGGCAACAAGATGGCCTACGACCGCGACGCCGGCCGAGTCCAAAGCTCCATCTCCAGCCGGGTCCGCAACGCCCAGGAACGCCTACGCCGCCTGCAAGAGACCCCCGTCCCAAGGCCCCCGGACCCACTCACCTTCACCACTGCCCTCACCGGCGGCACCACCGGCGATCTCCTGACCCTGCAAGGAATCCGGGTAGCCAACCGCCTGCACATCGACACCCTCACCATCGCTGCCCAAGACCGCCTCCTGATCCACGGCCCCAACGGTGCGGGCAAATCCACCCTGCTCCGAATCCTGGCCGCAGACCTGACCCCCGACGCGGGCCAAGTCCACCGCAAAGGCCGAATCGGTTACCTCCCCCAGGAAATCCCCACCCCCCACCCCCACGCCACCCTGCTCGCCGCCTACGCCCAAGGCCGCCCAGGCTTGCCCGAAGACCACACAAACCCCCTGCTCACCCTCGGCCTGTTCCGCCCCCAAGACCTGCACGTCCCAGTAGGAGCCCTCTCCACAGGCCAACGCCGCCGCCTGGCCCTGTCCCGCCTACTGACCCAACCCTGGGACCTGCTCCTACTCGACGAACCCACCAACCACCTGGCCCTGTCCCTGGTGGAAGACCTCGAACAGGCCCTGTCCCAGTTCCCCGGCGCGGTAGTCATCGTCTCCCACGACCGCCGCCTGCGCGCCAACTTCACTGGCACCCAACGAGAACTGATCGCCGGCCGCCTCACCGCCGGTGGTAGTGCCGACTGA
- the bioB gene encoding biotin synthase BioB, protein MTTAAKQATARDAGERDILDIAREQVLERGEGLTEPQILAALRLPDERLADLLQVAHEVRMAWCGPEVEVEGIVSLKTGGCPEDCHFCSQSGRFPSPVRSAWLDIPGLVKAAEQTAATGATEFCIVAAVRGPDKRLLTQVKAGIEAIRAAGIEIQIACSLGMLTQEQVDELVAMGVHRYNHNLETAKSHFTNVVTTHTWEERWETLRMVREAGMEVCCGGIIGMGESVEQRAEFAAQLAEVNPDECTMNFLIPQPGTPYENFSIVEGSDALRTVAAFRLALPRAILRFSGGRELTFGDLGTRQGMLGGINAIIVGNYLTNLGRPASSDLDMLEELNMPIKALNDTF, encoded by the coding sequence GTGACCACAGCCGCCAAACAGGCCACCGCGCGTGACGCGGGCGAGCGGGACATCCTCGACATCGCCCGCGAGCAGGTGCTCGAACGCGGCGAGGGACTGACCGAACCGCAGATCCTGGCCGCGCTGCGACTGCCTGACGAGCGCCTGGCCGACCTGCTCCAGGTCGCGCACGAGGTGCGGATGGCCTGGTGCGGACCGGAGGTCGAGGTCGAGGGCATCGTCAGCCTCAAGACCGGCGGCTGTCCGGAGGACTGCCACTTCTGCTCCCAGTCCGGCCGCTTCCCCTCGCCGGTGCGCTCGGCCTGGCTGGACATCCCCGGCCTGGTCAAGGCGGCCGAGCAGACCGCGGCCACCGGCGCCACCGAGTTCTGCATCGTGGCCGCCGTGCGCGGACCCGACAAGCGGCTGCTCACCCAGGTCAAGGCCGGGATCGAGGCCATCCGCGCGGCAGGCATCGAGATCCAGATCGCCTGCTCGCTGGGCATGCTCACCCAGGAGCAGGTGGACGAGCTGGTCGCGATGGGGGTGCACCGGTACAACCACAACCTGGAGACGGCCAAGTCGCACTTCACCAACGTGGTCACCACGCACACCTGGGAGGAGCGCTGGGAGACCCTGCGGATGGTGCGCGAGGCGGGCATGGAGGTCTGCTGCGGCGGCATCATCGGCATGGGCGAGAGCGTCGAGCAGCGCGCCGAGTTCGCCGCCCAGCTCGCCGAGGTCAACCCGGACGAGTGCACGATGAACTTCCTCATCCCGCAGCCGGGCACCCCGTATGAGAACTTCTCCATCGTGGAGGGCTCGGACGCGCTGCGCACCGTGGCCGCCTTCCGGCTCGCCCTGCCCCGCGCCATCCTGCGCTTCTCCGGCGGCCGGGAGCTGACCTTCGGCGACCTGGGCACCCGGCAGGGCATGCTCGGCGGCATCAACGCGATCATCGTCGGCAACTACCTGACCAACCTGGGTAGGCCGGCCAGCAGCGACCTGGACATGCTGGAAGAGCTGAACATGCCGATCAAGGCGCTCAATGACACGTTCTGA
- a CDS encoding maleylpyruvate isomerase family mycothiol-dependent enzyme, giving the protein MTPDLTKALHTANNRLRALARTGFDTAAPSALPGWTRGHVVAHLTNLAAAFTRQAEYAYQGAQIEVYDGGRPARDAAIEAAAHHPPELLLPTLHQSLDTLEATWNRSTPPDWQRPVTYRAGTLEDTALAWWRETEIHTTDLRLTYTPTDWPEAFTTYLTTYLQPRLPHPVSLQGTPTAIAAWLAGRVPPTPVTTTPGTPLPTLNPWP; this is encoded by the coding sequence ATGACCCCCGACCTGACCAAGGCCCTGCACACCGCGAACAACCGCCTCCGCGCCCTGGCCCGCACCGGTTTCGACACCGCGGCCCCCTCTGCCCTGCCCGGCTGGACCCGAGGCCACGTGGTCGCCCACCTGACCAACCTGGCCGCCGCCTTCACCCGCCAGGCCGAGTACGCCTACCAGGGCGCCCAGATCGAGGTCTACGACGGCGGCCGCCCAGCCCGGGACGCCGCCATCGAGGCGGCCGCCCACCACCCACCCGAACTCCTGCTCCCAACCCTGCACCAGTCCCTGGACACCCTGGAAGCAACCTGGAACAGGTCCACCCCACCGGACTGGCAACGCCCAGTCACCTACCGCGCCGGCACCCTGGAGGACACCGCCCTGGCCTGGTGGCGAGAAACAGAAATCCACACCACAGACCTACGGCTCACCTACACCCCCACCGACTGGCCCGAAGCCTTCACCACCTACCTGACCACCTACCTACAACCCCGCCTGCCCCACCCCGTGTCCCTGCAAGGCACCCCCACCGCCATCGCAGCCTGGTTGGCCGGCCGAGTCCCACCCACCCCGGTAACCACCACCCCCGGCACCCCCTTACCAACCCTCAACCCCTGGCCCTAA
- a CDS encoding DUF2567 domain-containing protein: MNEPPLPGRADPLRIQPGGAVGQLPEEAYLPFPMPRPIPRVVVKPDLLPAISMASLISLIGIPVALLWSLLAPPIQRQVATNGRTPALPGDSNHQFDSLAVFVLLTLAAGAITGAVVWLLRRRRGPVVMIAATAGSALAAYLATLMGGLFTGFWYDLPTSVQLGDVYTVAPGAVHLTAILAQPLAFIVVYGACAAWNGMDDLGRRLG, from the coding sequence ATGAACGAGCCCCCACTGCCCGGCCGGGCGGACCCGCTGCGGATCCAGCCCGGCGGCGCGGTCGGCCAGCTGCCGGAAGAGGCGTACCTGCCCTTCCCGATGCCCCGGCCGATCCCGAGGGTGGTGGTCAAGCCCGATCTGCTGCCCGCGATCAGCATGGCCTCGCTGATCTCGCTGATCGGCATCCCGGTGGCGTTGCTGTGGTCGCTGCTGGCCCCGCCGATCCAGCGGCAGGTCGCCACCAACGGCCGCACCCCAGCGCTGCCCGGCGACTCCAACCACCAGTTCGACTCGCTCGCGGTGTTCGTGCTGCTCACCCTGGCCGCTGGCGCCATCACCGGCGCGGTGGTCTGGCTGCTGCGCCGCCGCCGCGGACCGGTGGTCATGATCGCGGCCACCGCCGGGTCGGCGCTGGCGGCCTACCTGGCCACGCTGATGGGCGGCCTGTTCACCGGATTCTGGTACGACCTGCCCACCTCGGTGCAGCTCGGCGATGTCTACACGGTGGCCCCCGGCGCGGTGCACCTGACCGCGATACTGGCCCAGCCCTTGGCCTTCATCGTGGTCTACGGCGCGTGCGCGGCCTGGAACGGCATGGACGACCTGGGCCGACGGCTCGGCTGA
- a CDS encoding TetR/AcrR family transcriptional regulator, whose protein sequence is MDETTPGTVRPGGRTARTRAAVRDATLAELARHGYQGLTVENVAERSGVHKTTLYRRWGGPDGLVVDALDLAGEDGWRPPDTGTLAGDLAELASQVYGTFTDPAQAAAPSAFVAAAFDSERAAAALRRFYADRHTRSAEVVTRAIRRGELPPDTDGEALVRAVTAPLYFRLFVTREPLDEPLTAQAVAAAVAAARAGVFTSAGGA, encoded by the coding sequence GTGGACGAGACCACCCCCGGCACCGTCCGGCCCGGCGGGCGCACCGCCCGGACCAGGGCCGCCGTGCGCGATGCCACCCTCGCCGAGCTGGCCCGGCACGGCTACCAGGGCCTGACCGTGGAGAACGTGGCCGAGCGCTCCGGCGTGCACAAGACCACCCTCTACCGCCGCTGGGGCGGGCCGGACGGGCTGGTGGTGGACGCGCTGGACCTGGCGGGCGAGGACGGCTGGCGTCCGCCGGACACCGGAACGCTCGCCGGTGACCTGGCCGAACTGGCCTCGCAGGTCTACGGCACCTTCACCGACCCGGCACAGGCCGCCGCGCCCTCGGCCTTCGTCGCGGCCGCCTTCGACTCCGAGCGGGCCGCGGCCGCGTTGCGGCGCTTCTACGCCGACCGGCACACCCGCTCCGCCGAGGTCGTCACCCGGGCCATCCGACGGGGTGAACTTCCGCCGGACACCGATGGCGAGGCACTGGTGCGGGCGGTGACCGCGCCGCTGTACTTCCGGTTGTTCGTGACCAGGGAACCCCTGGACGAGCCGCTGACCGCCCAGGCGGTGGCCGCCGCCGTGGCCGCGGCCAGGGCGGGCGTGTTCACCAGCGCCGGAGGTGCGTAA
- a CDS encoding LysR family transcriptional regulator codes for MRAELLDPIALRTFVSVVEHGSFTGAAAAGGYTQSAVSRQMAALEDLCGVELFARIPRGVRLTPAGEYLLPHARSLLDRLTDTARALDAMRTLDAGCLRVGAFASANAALLPGALARFRTAYPKITLTLREGTTERLLPLVEAGDLDLAVVSTHKRPSLDVPGAELLPVLEDPLLVALPVTHRLANRRRVPLAELAGESWIVADTPEALGALNATCASAGFTPDTPLRVAEWTAKLGLVAEGLGVTIVPGIAAGRTPAEVVLRPITPDPPRRAVCLAVPRHARRSPAVLAFHAELRASAAELRPAG; via the coding sequence GTGCGTGCGGAGTTGTTGGACCCGATCGCGCTGCGGACCTTCGTGTCGGTGGTCGAGCACGGGTCGTTCACCGGGGCTGCCGCGGCCGGTGGCTACACCCAGTCAGCAGTGTCCCGCCAGATGGCGGCTCTGGAAGACCTCTGCGGCGTGGAGCTGTTCGCCCGGATCCCCCGCGGCGTTCGCCTGACCCCCGCCGGGGAGTACCTGCTCCCCCATGCCAGATCCCTGCTGGACCGGCTCACCGACACCGCGCGGGCGCTGGACGCGATGCGCACCCTGGACGCGGGCTGCCTGCGGGTCGGCGCGTTCGCCAGCGCCAACGCGGCCCTGCTGCCCGGTGCGCTGGCCCGGTTCCGGACCGCCTATCCCAAGATCACGCTGACCCTGCGCGAGGGCACCACGGAACGGCTGCTGCCGCTGGTGGAGGCCGGTGACCTCGACCTGGCCGTGGTCAGCACGCACAAGCGGCCGAGCCTGGACGTGCCCGGCGCGGAGCTGCTGCCGGTGCTGGAGGATCCGCTGCTGGTCGCGTTGCCGGTGACGCACCGGCTGGCGAACCGGCGGCGGGTGCCACTGGCCGAGCTGGCCGGGGAGAGCTGGATCGTGGCGGACACCCCGGAGGCCCTCGGCGCGCTCAACGCGACCTGCGCGAGTGCCGGGTTCACCCCGGACACCCCGCTGCGGGTGGCCGAGTGGACCGCGAAGCTGGGCCTGGTCGCCGAGGGGCTCGGGGTGACCATCGTGCCGGGCATCGCGGCCGGGCGGACCCCGGCGGAGGTGGTGCTGCGGCCGATCACGCCGGATCCGCCGCGGCGTGCGGTGTGCCTGGCGGTGCCGCGGCACGCCCGCCGCTCCCCCGCGGTGCTGGCCTTCCACGCCGAACTGCGGGCCAGCGCGGCCGAACTGCGACCGGCGGGCTGA
- a CDS encoding alpha/beta fold hydrolase: MHPNTIRTILPATLLAFTLPAFASATPQPASAVTTSATTAATALTASVSTTTAAASASTSTSTVAASATTVAAIATAASPQPAIVTIPTVPSPAAVSAIPAAAAPRPTPITVANPTAPVPTTAALALSSPTAPPTHSCATATQQCEGTLEVPLNWSDPTGEHIPIPFTHYPRTDQSRPAAGTVLALGGGPASSLGGAVQGHRRALGAESANFDVLAVERRGFGQAAPFACPDLDLTTPQTFTDCTTRIGPRIQFFTTDQRVTDIEAVRAALGIPALTLYGTSYGTRDATAYAVRFPQRTKAIISDSSTQVGPDGYATGETFNDRLKVTATQLTAICTPSPACRALPGTPANRWSALMTRLRATPDPKVPLFALTDLIAKPGEPSVGREINAAIHAYLTNDPAPLHRLAATGPTLPPRGSPYTAPFFAYWCADGAHPFSREATPEVRREELARYRQANPERPVTAAEVMGAFGWTEDWCANWPTPRPTPLIPPGATLPNVPLLAIGGQLDLGGDQAARTLAAAVPQGRALIVPFGQHVSSIANYSYTPCVTQAVRTFLTTPAKPTPTCTAETYQAQAHFPQTTKTLPTPQAPTLTRPQRTALAVALTTANDALSRRNPNTALQAGRKQLPGVRGGTIHYENPQIRLDNVQHVTDAAVTGTITIPAQTEEATATLTITQGATTTQLTLRWNPFHPRPTLKIRGEINGTRFTATFPNAV, from the coding sequence ATGCACCCCAACACAATCCGCACAATCCTGCCCGCCACCCTGCTGGCCTTCACCCTGCCCGCGTTCGCCTCCGCCACACCTCAACCTGCCTCCGCCGTCACCACCTCCGCCACGACCGCAGCCACCGCCCTCACTGCCTCCGTCTCCACCACGACCGCCGCTGCCTCCGCCTCCACCTCCACCTCCACCGTCGCTGCCTCCGCCACGACCGTCGCCGCCATCGCCACAGCCGCCTCCCCTCAACCCGCCATCGTCACCATTCCCACCGTCCCCAGCCCCGCCGCCGTCTCCGCCATCCCGGCCGCCGCCGCACCTCGCCCTACCCCCATCACCGTCGCGAACCCCACCGCACCCGTCCCCACAACCGCAGCCCTCGCCCTGTCCTCACCCACCGCTCCGCCCACCCACTCCTGCGCCACCGCCACCCAGCAGTGCGAAGGCACCCTCGAAGTCCCCCTCAACTGGTCAGACCCCACCGGCGAACACATCCCCATCCCGTTCACCCACTACCCCCGCACCGACCAGTCCCGCCCCGCCGCGGGCACCGTCCTCGCCCTGGGCGGCGGCCCGGCCTCCTCCCTCGGCGGCGCCGTACAAGGCCACCGCCGGGCCCTGGGGGCCGAATCGGCCAACTTCGACGTCCTCGCCGTGGAACGCCGAGGCTTCGGCCAGGCCGCCCCCTTCGCCTGCCCCGACCTCGACCTGACCACACCCCAGACGTTCACCGACTGCACCACCCGCATCGGCCCCCGGATCCAGTTCTTCACCACCGACCAGCGCGTCACCGACATCGAAGCCGTCCGCGCCGCCCTGGGCATCCCGGCCCTGACCCTCTACGGCACGTCCTACGGCACCCGCGACGCCACCGCCTACGCCGTCCGCTTTCCCCAGCGCACCAAGGCGATCATCTCCGACAGCAGCACCCAGGTGGGCCCCGACGGCTACGCGACCGGCGAAACCTTCAACGACCGCCTCAAGGTCACCGCGACCCAGCTCACCGCGATCTGCACCCCGTCACCGGCCTGCCGAGCCCTGCCCGGCACCCCCGCGAACCGCTGGTCCGCCCTGATGACCCGCCTCCGCGCCACCCCCGACCCCAAGGTCCCGCTCTTCGCCCTCACCGACCTCATCGCCAAACCCGGCGAACCCTCGGTAGGCCGAGAAATCAACGCCGCCATCCACGCCTACCTCACCAACGACCCAGCCCCCCTGCATCGCCTGGCCGCCACCGGCCCCACCCTCCCACCCCGCGGATCCCCTTACACCGCCCCGTTCTTCGCCTACTGGTGCGCCGACGGCGCCCACCCCTTCTCCCGCGAAGCCACCCCGGAAGTCCGCCGCGAGGAGTTGGCCCGCTACCGCCAGGCCAACCCGGAACGCCCGGTGACCGCCGCCGAGGTCATGGGCGCCTTCGGCTGGACCGAGGACTGGTGCGCCAACTGGCCAACCCCACGCCCCACCCCACTGATCCCACCCGGCGCCACCCTCCCCAACGTCCCCCTGCTCGCTATCGGCGGCCAGTTGGACCTGGGCGGAGACCAGGCAGCCCGCACCCTGGCCGCCGCAGTCCCGCAGGGCCGGGCCCTGATCGTCCCCTTCGGCCAGCACGTCTCCAGCATCGCCAACTACTCCTACACCCCCTGCGTCACCCAGGCAGTCCGCACCTTCCTCACCACCCCAGCCAAACCCACCCCCACCTGCACCGCCGAGACCTACCAGGCCCAAGCCCACTTCCCCCAAACCACCAAAACCCTCCCCACCCCCCAAGCCCCCACCCTCACCCGCCCCCAACGCACAGCCCTCGCAGTCGCCCTGACCACCGCCAACGACGCCCTGTCCCGCCGAAACCCCAACACCGCCCTGCAAGCCGGCCGCAAACAACTCCCCGGAGTCCGCGGCGGCACCATCCACTACGAGAACCCCCAGATCCGCCTGGACAACGTCCAGCACGTCACCGACGCCGCAGTCACCGGCACGATCACCATCCCCGCCCAGACCGAAGAAGCAACCGCCACCCTCACCATCACCCAGGGCGCCACCACCACCCAACTCACCCTGCGCTGGAACCCCTTCCACCCCAGACCCACGCTCAAGATCCGCGGCGAGATCAACGGAACCCGCTTCACCGCGACCTTCCCGAACGCCGTCTAA